A genomic stretch from Shewanella woodyi ATCC 51908 includes:
- a CDS encoding type II secretion system protein translates to MKRRISGFTLIELVVVIIILGLLAVVALPKFIDLQGDARRAAMDGQFAAFENAVKLYHSGWLAEGNTGAIDKLASFGEGNVASSPAGYPYSTSGISNGTNGKTFEACE, encoded by the coding sequence ATGAAACGTCGTATTAGCGGATTTACCTTAATTGAGTTAGTGGTCGTGATTATCATCTTAGGGCTCTTGGCAGTTGTGGCGCTGCCAAAGTTTATCGACCTACAGGGGGATGCTAGAAGAGCGGCAATGGACGGGCAGTTTGCAGCATTTGAAAACGCAGTAAAGCTCTATCACAGTGGCTGGTTAGCCGAGGGAAATACTGGCGCAATAGATAAGCTGGCAAGCTTTGGTGAGGGTAATGTTGCATCTAGCCCAGCAGGTTATCCTTACTCGACATCGGGGATCAGCAATGGCACAAATGGTAAAACCTTCGAAGCTTGTGAATAG